One genomic segment of Mesoterricola silvestris includes these proteins:
- a CDS encoding helix-turn-helix domain-containing protein, producing MSTVGERIKEARESRGFTQEDLAGILRTSRTLISAWERDETVPRGSTRIKIANALGCDQEWLRTGSGPRELRDDQSFSLTSTEGVDLLVDQYLVPAHDLVQAALLDRGIKLENDPLARVVFQVAMKALSEKRNPNEVDVEQALFGLIKG from the coding sequence ATGTCAACAGTGGGCGAACGGATCAAAGAGGCGCGGGAGTCACGAGGCTTCACCCAAGAAGACCTTGCAGGCATCCTCCGGACCTCTCGGACTCTCATCTCGGCGTGGGAGCGCGACGAGACGGTCCCGCGGGGCAGCACTCGCATTAAAATTGCCAATGCCCTCGGATGCGATCAGGAGTGGCTGAGGACCGGATCCGGCCCGCGCGAATTGCGGGATGACCAATCGTTTTCGCTGACCTCGACCGAAGGGGTCGATCTGCTGGTCGACCAATACCTCGTTCCCGCACATGATCTGGTGCAAGCGGCCCTCCTGGACCGCGGGATAAAGCTGGAGAACGATCCACTCGCCCGTGTTGTATTCCAGGTGGCGATGAAGGCCCTGAGCGAGAAACGGAACCCGAATGAGGTTGATGTTGAGCAGGCTCTATTCGGCCTGATCAAGGGCTAG
- a CDS encoding tyrosine-type recombinase/integrase codes for MARRAKAWFTEDGRPIMHDGIYKNTPGGDFLFDFRCCGQHKKGSTGTPIEDLARAHVAQLKRQITDAFYGRTPPEPVKPKVYTLFEVWEEWEKKKTSSVSKSHVRWMKGVVVHHTHEWKDLPITELEGAAISTLKDRYMSGTGKGFKKGEGHTVRTHSGGGWNKVLVQLRALVGFAQSEGMIQDRTFSAKGNWLKPASKAPGFLWPEQVQKFLAPIDTMRKNCKGDRFCHPGIYIRLMLGVGLREGEAINLEWERVNWRQNVIVIADARATDWRPKDREVREIEMPAWLRTYLLQWWEFCERPSKGLVMVSRHGGAHREGISKRAIEKGAAELGIVGLHPHLLRATFATTQWEIGATLDEIAAMLGHDDPEITLKHYIRRRPKGQTVNQAKAAERMGFTNPQIVPA; via the coding sequence ATGGCTCGTCGGGCGAAGGCTTGGTTCACCGAAGACGGCCGGCCCATCATGCACGATGGGATATATAAGAACACGCCAGGTGGTGATTTTCTCTTCGACTTCAGGTGCTGCGGCCAGCACAAGAAGGGCAGCACCGGAACGCCGATCGAGGATCTGGCACGAGCCCACGTCGCGCAACTCAAGAGGCAGATCACGGATGCCTTCTACGGGCGAACGCCTCCAGAGCCCGTCAAACCCAAGGTCTACACGCTTTTCGAAGTTTGGGAGGAATGGGAGAAGAAGAAAACGAGCAGCGTATCGAAGAGCCATGTTCGATGGATGAAGGGGGTGGTGGTCCATCACACCCACGAGTGGAAAGATCTGCCCATCACTGAACTCGAAGGAGCAGCGATCAGCACGCTCAAGGACCGATACATGAGCGGGACGGGGAAGGGGTTCAAGAAGGGGGAGGGGCACACCGTTCGGACCCACAGCGGCGGGGGATGGAACAAGGTCCTCGTCCAGCTACGGGCCCTGGTGGGATTCGCACAATCGGAGGGCATGATCCAGGACCGGACGTTCTCGGCCAAGGGGAACTGGCTCAAGCCCGCCAGCAAGGCTCCTGGGTTTCTCTGGCCCGAGCAGGTTCAAAAATTCCTCGCGCCAATCGATACGATGCGGAAGAACTGCAAGGGGGATCGATTCTGTCACCCGGGAATCTACATCCGGCTCATGCTCGGTGTCGGCCTGCGCGAGGGAGAGGCCATCAACCTGGAATGGGAGCGGGTCAACTGGCGGCAGAATGTCATCGTGATAGCCGATGCACGGGCTACCGACTGGAGGCCGAAGGACCGCGAAGTGCGCGAGATCGAAATGCCCGCCTGGCTTCGAACCTACCTCCTCCAGTGGTGGGAATTCTGTGAGCGCCCATCCAAGGGCCTGGTGATGGTGTCTCGCCATGGCGGAGCCCACAGGGAGGGAATCTCCAAGCGGGCCATAGAGAAGGGCGCAGCCGAACTGGGAATCGTCGGCCTCCATCCGCATCTTCTGCGTGCGACCTTCGCCACCACCCAATGGGAGATCGGGGCGACCCTGGATGAGATCGCGGCGATGCTTGGGCACGACGACCCCGAGATCACCCTCAAGCACTACATCCGACGGCGCCCCAAGGGCCAGACCGTAAATCAAGCCAAGGCGGCCGAGCGGATGGGGTTCACGAATCCCCAAATAGTCCCCGCCTAA